From one Brachypodium distachyon strain Bd21 chromosome 4, Brachypodium_distachyon_v3.0, whole genome shotgun sequence genomic stretch:
- the LOC100846255 gene encoding uncharacterized protein LOC100846255, whose product MEIVPDNTPDDDKSQNERRYMREVAGRILLLSTLVATVTYTAGFNPPGGVWQDNAGHLPGDPIIRSTQYVRYQVFFYCNATAFASSLTVFILLLLGEFVRRLKNLNGRPVNILGYYKIIVIPLVLVMLVGLFSLIGAYAAGTFRDTFTAVYTWLLVAAVFIYIAINRVRRPLPDCDYRDLQVLKGMHLRSVLMLLATFALSVTYVGGLSTPGGFWDSTEGGHRPGDTILKGARLTVFFVCNTTAFVASLLIVLVLVVTKIRRTMATFGASVVMLFGLLGSYLAGSSRGTHTTVYLTCLIVAILAFQVVVVRIIKVYMRRWPWNPVLHTQDARYEEDGREERASSNFVQLLSTLALTITYQAGLDPPGGLWQDNGDGHKAGDPILRTTNNRRYNAFFYCNSVAFAASLVCIILVQIRPLLKHRALEQAMILDLLGLVGAYAIGSCRDETSTVYAMGIGGAALVYVVIHVVLLDKANDHHCRKEEDARLLDRMGYGLFIFAILVATITYQAGLTPPGGFLLKDDESGHHAGDPVLLYNYPRRYRVFFYCNSASFMTSIALIILLVNHNIYRPAIRTHALSVCTAVTFFCLLSAFAAGTTQHLKTSIYILVLLALVVVVAVILLLAFFLRSLMYRVPALQIALARLADDATPAPAPALEMAPYEEAQDERKMQAKRLYHMTLGILVASVTYQAGLDPPGGSWQRSTDGHDAGDPVMHDNRRQRYLTFFYSNSISFLSSVFLMVLLLLTWMTKIPIKSWYSMVMQTMIVMNFLGLLGAYAAGSGREGKTAVYVVAIVLSVLVYFTIHVIVSLLRRKGPGDVSMPTDMAAQEQKPS is encoded by the exons ATGGAGATCGTCCCTGACAACACACCAGATGATGACAAGAGCCAAAACGAGAGGAGATATATGAGAGAGGTCGCTGGACGCATCCTGCTACTGTCGACGTTGGTGGCAACGGTGACGTACACTGCCGGGTTCAACCCCCCGGGGGGTGTCTGGCAGGACAACGCCGGTCACCTCCCCGGAGATCCAATCATCAGGTCCACCCAGTACGTGCGGTACCAGGTGTTCTTCTACTGCAACGCCACAGCATTCGCATCGTCGCTCACAGTCTTCATCCTCCTGCTACTCGGAGAGTTCGTCCGCCGCCTAAAAAATCTCAACGGTCGTCCGGTAAATATCCTAG GGTATTACAAGATCATTGTCATCCCGCTAGTGCTGGTCATGCTAGTAGGCCTGTTCAGCCTCATCGGGGCCTACGCCGCCGGAACTTTCCGGGACACCTTCACAGCCGTCTACACTTGGTTGCTCGTGGCCGCCGTCTTCATCTACATCGCCATTAACAGGGTGCGGCGGCCCTTGCCAGACTGCGACTATCGTGACCTCCAAGTCCTAAAAGGTATGCACCTCCGCAGTGTGCTGATGTTGCTCGCGACCTTCGCGCTGAGCGTCACCTACGTGGGCGGGCTAAGCACTCCGGGGGGGTTCTGGGATAGCACGGAGGGTGGCCACCGCCCAGGAGACACCATTCTCAAGGGCGCACGCCTGACCGTGTTCTTCGTCTGCAACACCACGGCATTCGTGGCGTCGCTACTCATCGTCTTGGTCCTTGTCGTCACCAAGATTCGCCGGACAATGGCTACCTTTGGGGCCAGCGTCGTCATGCTCTTTGGCCTCCTAGGCTCATATTTGGCTGGAAGTTCCCGGGGGACACACACAACCGTATACTTGACGTGCCTGATAGTTGCGATTCTGGCATTCCAGGTTGTTGTTGTCAGGATTATCAAAGTTTATATGAGGCGCTGGCCATGGAATCCTGTCCTCCACACTCAAGATGCTAG GTATGAAGAGGATGGCAGGGAGGAGCGGGCTTCTTCAAATTTTGTTCAGCTCCTCTCCACCCTCGCGTTGACCATCACTTACCAGGCGGGGTTGGATCCGCCCGGTGGCCTTTGGCAGGACAACGGAGACGGCCACAAAGCCGGCGACCCGATACTCCGAACGACCAACAATAGGCGGTATAACGCTTTCTTCTACTGCAACTCCGTAGCCTTCGCAGCCTCCCTGGTTTGTATCATCCTTGTCCAAATAAGGCCTCTGCTCAAGCACCGCGCGTTGGAGCAGGCCATGATACTGGATCTGCTTGGCCTTGTGGGTGCATATGCCATCGGGAGCTGCCGGGATGAAACATCCACCGTTTACGCCATGGGTATCGGCGGTGCCGCTCTGGTCTATGTGGTCATCCATGTTGTCCTGCTGGACAAGGCCAACGATCACCACTGCAGAAAGGAGGAGGATGCCCGTCTGTTGGACAGGATGGGCTATGGTTTGTTCATCTTCGCGATTTTGGTCGCCACCATCACATACCAAGCCGGGTTGACCCCTCCGGGCGGCTTCCTGCTCAAGGACGATGAGTCCGGGCACCATGCGGGCGATCCGGTTCTTTTGTACAATTATCCACGCCGCTACAGAGTCTTCTTCTACTGCaactcggcatcctttatgaCATCCATTGCCCTCATCATACTGCTTGTCAACCACAACATATACCGTCCTGCCATTCGAACTCATGCGCTGTCTGTCTGCACCGCGGTGACCTTCTTTTGTCTCCTTTCCGCCTTTGCTGCCGGGACAACCCAGCATTTGAAAACATCCATCTACATCTTGGTTTTGCTGGCCTTGGTCGTAGTTGTTGCAGTCATACTGCTCCTAGCATTTTTCCTGAGGTCACTAATGTATCGCGTGCCAGCACTACAAATTGCACTGGCGAGGTTGGCAGACGATGCAacaccggcaccggcaccagcACTAGAAATGGCACCTTATGAGGAAGCACAGGACGAAAGGAAAATGCAAGCAAAACGTCTGTACCACATGACGCTCGGGATCCTTGTGGCGAGTGTCACCTACCAGGCCGGTCTGGATCCTCCGGGCGGATCATGGCAGCGTAGCACTGACGGACATGACGCTGGCGATCCGGTAATGCATGACAACAGGAGGCAACGTTACCTCACCTTCTTCTACAGCAACTCCATCTCCTTCCTGTCGTCGGTTTTTCTCATGGTACTCCTGTTGCTAACATGGATGACCAAAATACCGATCAAATCATGGTACTCCATGGTGATGCAGACGATGATAGTGATGAATTTTCTTGGACTTCTAGGGGCCTATGCAGCTGGTTCCGGCAGGGAGGGGAAGACGGCTGTGTATGTTGTTGCAATAGTTTTATCCGTGCTGGTTTATTTTACGATCCATGTAATTGTATCACTCCTTCGGCGAAAGGGACCTGGGGATGTATCCATGCCCACAGATATGGCAGCGCAAGAACAGAAGCCTAGCTAG